A genomic segment from Hoeflea prorocentri encodes:
- the hmgA gene encoding homogentisate 1,2-dioxygenase: MSDAYMPGFGNDFETESLPNALPQGQNSPQKCNYGLYAEQLSGSPFTAPRGTNERSWLYRIRPSVRHTARFSSHARDHWKTAPHICDDVMPIGQLRWDPVPMPDEPVNFIDGVRTMTTAGDVHTQVGMASHAYICNAPMGDDYFFNADAELLIVPQIGTLEIFTELGRMTVAPTEIAMIPRGMIFQVDPADGEARGYICENYGAKFTLPDRGPIGANCLANPRDFKTPVAAWEDKETDCRVHVKWCGQFYVTEIGHSPLDVIAWHGNYAPFKYDLKTFSPVGAILFDHPDPSIFTVLTAPSGEEGTANIDFVIFPPRWMVAEHTFRPPWYHRNIMSEFMGLVHGQYDAKEEGFVPGGMSLHNMMLPHGPDTMGFEKASEAELAPTKLDETLAFMFETRFPQHVTSYAMQLETLQDNYIDCWKGLKKRFDGSIEGNWD; the protein is encoded by the coding sequence ATGTCTGACGCCTATATGCCCGGCTTCGGCAATGATTTCGAGACGGAATCGCTGCCCAACGCCTTGCCCCAGGGGCAAAACAGTCCGCAAAAATGCAACTACGGCCTCTATGCCGAACAACTGTCCGGTTCGCCTTTCACGGCGCCGCGAGGCACCAATGAGAGATCCTGGCTTTACCGGATTCGCCCTAGCGTGCGCCACACGGCACGTTTTTCAAGCCACGCCCGCGATCACTGGAAAACAGCACCCCATATCTGCGACGATGTGATGCCGATCGGCCAGCTGCGTTGGGATCCGGTTCCCATGCCGGACGAACCGGTCAACTTCATTGACGGCGTGCGCACGATGACCACCGCCGGTGATGTTCATACCCAGGTGGGCATGGCAAGCCACGCCTATATCTGCAACGCGCCGATGGGCGATGATTATTTCTTCAATGCCGACGCGGAGCTGCTGATCGTTCCGCAGATCGGCACGCTGGAAATCTTCACCGAGCTCGGCCGCATGACGGTTGCGCCGACAGAAATCGCCATGATTCCGCGCGGTATGATCTTCCAGGTCGATCCGGCTGACGGCGAAGCACGCGGATATATCTGCGAGAATTACGGCGCCAAGTTCACACTGCCGGACCGCGGGCCCATCGGCGCCAACTGTCTCGCCAACCCGCGCGATTTCAAGACCCCGGTCGCCGCCTGGGAAGACAAGGAAACGGACTGCCGCGTCCATGTGAAATGGTGCGGGCAATTCTATGTGACCGAAATCGGCCATTCGCCGCTCGATGTGATCGCATGGCATGGCAATTATGCGCCCTTCAAATACGATCTGAAGACATTCTCTCCCGTTGGCGCCATCCTCTTCGATCATCCCGACCCGTCCATATTCACAGTCCTGACGGCACCGAGCGGGGAAGAGGGCACCGCGAATATCGACTTCGTGATCTTCCCGCCGCGCTGGATGGTTGCTGAACACACGTTCCGCCCGCCCTGGTATCACCGCAACATCATGTCGGAGTTCATGGGACTGGTGCATGGTCAATATGACGCCAAGGAAGAAGGTTTTGTTCCAGGCGGTATGAGCCTGCACAACATGATGCTGCCGCACGGCCCGGACACGATGGGTTTTGAAAAAGCCTCCGAAGCCGAGCTCGCGCCAACCAAGCTGGACGAGACCCTTGCATTCATGTTCGAAACACGCTTCCCGCAGCATGTGACGAGCTATGCCATGCAGCTCGAAACGCTTCAGGATAACTATATCGATTGCTGGAAGGGCCTAAAGAAGCGCTTTGACGGCTCAATTGAGGGAAACTGGGACTGA
- a CDS encoding MBL fold metallo-hydrolase: MAKEFASRGDMTEKTITFSEIGRDLWAFTAEGDPNTGVIIGDDSVMIIDAQATPRLAAKVVEKVRSVTDKPIKYVVLSHYHAVRVLGASAYGAEQVIASEKCRAMVAERGQEDWDSEFERFPRLFQGRESIPGLTWPTMTFTQKMTVYLGKRRVDLMHLGRAHTAGDIVAWVPDEGVMFTGDIVEYHSACYCGDGHFGDWGGTLNAIAGFNPRAIAPGRGDALIGDEMVSAAIENTRDFVASTYRPAAAVAARGGSLKEAWDAVRAECDPKFADYAIYEHCLPFNVARAYDEALGMDTPRIWTAERDKEMWEALQG; this comes from the coding sequence ATGGCCAAGGAATTCGCATCCCGCGGGGATATGACGGAAAAGACCATCACCTTCTCGGAAATCGGCCGCGACCTTTGGGCCTTTACGGCCGAAGGCGATCCCAACACCGGTGTCATCATCGGTGATGACAGTGTCATGATTATCGACGCGCAGGCAACGCCGCGCCTCGCGGCCAAGGTGGTCGAGAAGGTCCGCAGCGTTACCGACAAGCCGATCAAATATGTGGTTCTGTCCCATTATCATGCCGTGCGCGTGCTCGGCGCGTCTGCCTACGGGGCCGAGCAGGTGATCGCTTCGGAAAAATGCCGCGCCATGGTCGCCGAACGCGGCCAGGAAGACTGGGATTCCGAGTTTGAACGTTTCCCGCGTCTCTTCCAGGGCCGTGAGAGCATCCCCGGCCTGACATGGCCGACCATGACGTTCACGCAGAAGATGACGGTCTATCTCGGCAAGCGGCGCGTCGACCTGATGCATCTCGGCCGCGCCCACACGGCGGGCGACATTGTCGCCTGGGTCCCGGACGAAGGCGTCATGTTCACCGGCGACATCGTTGAGTACCATTCCGCCTGCTACTGCGGAGACGGCCATTTTGGCGATTGGGGCGGAACGCTGAACGCCATTGCCGGCTTTAATCCGCGCGCCATTGCACCCGGACGCGGCGACGCGCTGATCGGCGATGAAATGGTCAGCGCCGCGATTGAAAACACCCGCGATTTCGTTGCCAGCACCTATCGCCCCGCGGCAGCCGTTGCTGCACGCGGCGGATCGCTCAAGGAAGCCTGGGATGCGGTGCGGGCCGAGTGCGATCCGAAATTCGCGGACTACGCGATCTACGAGCACTGCCTGCCGTTCAACGTCGCCCGCGCCTATGACGAGGCGCTCGGCATGGACACGCCGCGTATCTGGACGGCCGAACGGGACAAGGAGATGTGGGAAGCCCTGCAGGGCTGA
- a CDS encoding TAXI family TRAP transporter solute-binding subunit, which translates to MFIPRKIVFSLLVAACAVVAPSIGAAQIFKGETAGVGDPVHTMFVAFTNQAGKAGVNIEVNAGQTLTRSMLKGAKGEIGFFSTVPSLVNLMAGQKRMYEKVEGAPELAKNLRALVGFKAGAYHPVTLKGSGIEDWADIKGKTVFTGPPAGSASATSEALIKIITGYEAGKDYKAVRLGWGEGYTALADGKIDMMIRPAEIGSANIERFGLSGEFRILSIPEDAVGSEAMQALFGRPGRGMLQFEGDIYKGQLTEGGITALGFTQFIGTHADISDDVVYAATKAFWDNLDEVQATAFFLKDVTPETAFTSINVPLHPGALRYYEEAGFEVPDAIRP; encoded by the coding sequence GTGTTTATTCCACGCAAAATTGTTTTTTCACTGCTCGTTGCAGCCTGTGCTGTTGTTGCGCCGTCCATCGGTGCTGCTCAAATTTTCAAGGGAGAGACCGCCGGTGTCGGTGACCCGGTGCACACAATGTTCGTCGCATTCACAAACCAGGCCGGCAAGGCCGGCGTCAATATAGAGGTGAATGCCGGGCAGACCCTGACAAGATCCATGCTCAAGGGGGCGAAGGGTGAGATTGGCTTCTTCTCCACGGTCCCTTCGCTTGTCAATCTGATGGCCGGTCAGAAACGGATGTATGAGAAGGTCGAAGGTGCGCCGGAATTGGCGAAGAACCTCAGAGCGCTTGTTGGCTTCAAGGCCGGCGCTTACCATCCGGTTACGCTCAAGGGCTCGGGAATTGAAGACTGGGCCGACATCAAGGGCAAGACCGTCTTTACGGGACCGCCTGCCGGATCTGCCTCCGCGACTTCCGAAGCGCTGATCAAGATCATCACCGGCTATGAAGCCGGAAAGGACTACAAGGCTGTTCGTCTCGGCTGGGGCGAGGGCTATACGGCGCTCGCCGACGGTAAAATTGACATGATGATCCGCCCGGCGGAAATCGGATCCGCCAATATCGAGCGCTTCGGCTTGTCGGGTGAATTCCGCATCCTTTCCATTCCTGAAGATGCTGTCGGCAGCGAAGCCATGCAGGCCCTCTTTGGACGGCCGGGACGCGGGATGCTGCAGTTTGAGGGCGATATCTATAAAGGCCAACTGACAGAGGGCGGCATCACCGCATTGGGCTTTACCCAGTTCATCGGTACCCATGCCGATATTTCCGACGACGTCGTCTATGCCGCCACCAAGGCGTTTTGGGACAATCTCGACGAGGTGCAGGCAACGGCTTTCTTCCTGAAAGACGTCACTCCGGAAACGGCGTTCACCTCTATCAACGTTCCGTTGCACCCGGGCGCTTTGCGGTACTATGAGGAAGCAGGGTTTGAGGTTCCGGACGCCATTCGTCCATAA
- a CDS encoding VOC family protein, which translates to MKIEQIHHVAYRCKDAKETVDWYTKMLNMDFVLAIAEDKVPSTHEPDPYMHLFLDAGNGNVLAFFELPTKPQMGRDENTPIWVQHIAFKVKDRDTLLEYKDHLEKNGVEVLGVTDHSIFHSIYFFDPNGHRIELACPDPDEDAMLERLDAVKWDMLEEWTKTKKAPNHADWLHAKELGK; encoded by the coding sequence ATGAAGATCGAACAAATCCACCACGTCGCCTATCGCTGCAAGGATGCCAAGGAAACCGTGGACTGGTACACAAAGATGCTCAACATGGATTTTGTCCTGGCGATCGCCGAAGACAAGGTGCCGTCCACCCACGAGCCTGATCCCTACATGCACCTGTTCCTCGATGCCGGCAACGGCAACGTACTTGCCTTCTTCGAACTGCCGACAAAGCCGCAGATGGGCCGCGACGAAAACACCCCGATCTGGGTCCAGCACATCGCGTTCAAGGTCAAGGACCGCGACACGCTGCTTGAATACAAGGATCATCTGGAAAAGAACGGCGTGGAAGTCCTCGGCGTCACCGACCATTCCATCTTCCATTCGATCTACTTTTTCGATCCCAACGGCCACCGCATCGAACTGGCCTGCCCGGATCCGGATGAAGACGCCATGCTTGAGCGCCTCGACGCTGTCAAATGGGACATGCTCGAAGAATGGACAAAAACCAAAAAGGCTCCCAACCATGCCGACTGGTTGCACGCCAAAGAACTCGGTAAATAG
- a CDS encoding DUF2783 domain-containing protein — translation MSKLNTHKNISSPDDFYAELLAAHEGLSKDESDAFNARLILILANHIGERETLSEALEAAANT, via the coding sequence ATGAGCAAACTCAACACCCACAAGAACATCAGTAGCCCCGACGATTTTTACGCCGAACTGCTCGCCGCCCATGAGGGTTTGAGCAAGGACGAGAGCGACGCATTCAACGCCCGCCTCATCCTCATACTCGCCAACCATATCGGTGAACGCGAAACCCTCAGCGAGGCGTTAGAGGCGGCAGCAAACACATAG
- a CDS encoding sulfatase family protein gives MTKKPNFLFIITDQHRADHLGCYGNPTVRTPHIDRLAKHGRRWDRFYVANPICMPNRASIMTGRMCSVHGARHNGIALSKDQTTFVELLRDAGYRTGLIGKSHLQSFTGLPATNRFTPAPGRTTPSPHLRDAQKNNRHGSDYDLEIVPDWETPLASRIDGDFYGFEHVEVVADHGDQASGDYLLWAREKCPDFDSLTGPDNALPDNRIKAPQAWRTAVPEDLYSTSWIADRSADWLGQRAEDGEPFFLQMSFPDPHHPFTPPGHYWDMYDPGDMKLPASFGKGDLPPIRAMREALQNNTDPRNNQNPFAVTQDEARSIIALTYGMISMIDDAIGRVVAQLEALGLADDTIVVFTADHGDYMGDHGLMLKLLLHYQSIIRVPFIWMDPREGSEAVSDHGLASSIDISATVLARAGIQPYNGIQGRDLLSTQSPSAIVVEEDSQRPMTGFERPQRVRTLVTERYRMSLREGEDWNELYDLQADPHELSNLYDRSGSAAARHELTELMLRRLIELQDRSPLPAYRA, from the coding sequence ATGACTAAAAAGCCGAATTTCCTTTTCATCATAACCGATCAGCACCGCGCCGATCATCTGGGCTGCTATGGGAACCCGACGGTCCGCACGCCTCACATAGACAGGCTTGCGAAACATGGACGCAGATGGGACAGGTTCTATGTCGCCAACCCGATCTGCATGCCCAACAGGGCCTCCATCATGACCGGCCGCATGTGTTCCGTGCATGGTGCGCGGCACAACGGCATCGCCTTGTCGAAGGATCAGACAACGTTCGTCGAACTGCTGCGCGATGCGGGCTACCGCACGGGGCTGATCGGCAAATCACACCTGCAGAGTTTCACAGGGCTACCCGCCACCAACCGGTTCACGCCCGCTCCCGGACGCACAACGCCATCGCCGCACCTTCGCGATGCACAGAAAAACAACCGGCACGGTTCTGACTATGATCTGGAGATTGTTCCCGACTGGGAGACGCCGCTGGCCTCGCGCATCGACGGGGATTTTTATGGGTTTGAGCATGTCGAGGTCGTGGCCGATCACGGTGATCAGGCATCCGGAGACTATCTTTTGTGGGCCCGGGAGAAATGTCCTGACTTTGACAGTCTGACGGGACCGGACAATGCACTGCCGGACAATCGTATCAAGGCACCGCAAGCCTGGCGCACCGCCGTTCCGGAAGACCTTTATTCGACATCCTGGATCGCGGACCGGTCAGCCGATTGGCTCGGTCAAAGGGCCGAGGACGGTGAGCCGTTTTTCCTGCAGATGTCCTTTCCCGACCCACACCACCCGTTTACCCCGCCTGGGCACTATTGGGATATGTACGATCCCGGCGACATGAAGCTGCCGGCATCCTTCGGAAAGGGCGATCTGCCGCCTATCAGGGCAATGCGCGAGGCTTTGCAAAACAACACGGATCCAAGGAACAATCAGAACCCGTTTGCGGTGACACAGGACGAGGCACGTTCAATTATCGCGCTGACCTATGGCATGATCAGCATGATCGATGATGCGATCGGCCGGGTCGTTGCGCAATTGGAAGCCCTTGGTCTTGCCGACGATACCATTGTTGTCTTTACCGCTGACCACGGCGATTACATGGGCGATCATGGTCTGATGCTGAAGCTCCTGCTTCACTATCAAAGCATTATCCGCGTGCCTTTCATCTGGATGGATCCAAGAGAAGGGTCCGAGGCTGTGTCGGATCATGGTTTGGCCTCGTCGATTGATATTTCGGCCACTGTTTTGGCGCGGGCGGGCATTCAGCCCTACAACGGCATCCAGGGCCGGGATCTTCTTTCAACACAATCACCGTCTGCCATTGTCGTGGAAGAAGACAGTCAACGGCCGATGACCGGTTTCGAACGTCCGCAAAGGGTGCGAACCCTGGTTACGGAACGCTATCGCATGTCGTTGCGCGAGGGAGAGGACTGGAACGAGTTGTACGATCTGCAGGCCGATCCCCATGAGCTGAGCAATCTTTATGATCGGTCCGGTTCCGCTGCTGCCCGACATGAGCTGACCGAATTGATGTTAAGGCGCCTGATTGAGCTTCAGGATCGCTCACCCCTGCCCGCCTATCGGGCCTAA
- the maiA gene encoding maleylacetoacetate isomerase has product MTPVLYDYWRSSASYRVRIALNLAEIEYDTTSVDLLKGEHLENAHLSRNPQGFVPALDIDGQTLTQSLAIIEYLNETRPVTFLPDAALERSRVRTLSYIIAMEIHPICNSSVAADIMARTGGDEAVRVDWMKTYIRKGLAAFEKRLGDGQGGTFCHGDAPTMADICLVPQLYNAERWGADIADLSRIKEIAENCARLEAFAAAHPDRVNAAG; this is encoded by the coding sequence ATGACGCCGGTTCTTTATGATTATTGGCGCTCGTCGGCGAGCTACCGGGTGCGCATCGCGCTCAACCTGGCTGAAATCGAATATGACACAACGTCGGTCGACCTCCTGAAGGGCGAACATCTGGAAAACGCGCACCTGTCGCGCAACCCCCAGGGCTTCGTGCCTGCGCTCGATATCGACGGACAGACCCTCACCCAGTCGCTGGCGATTATCGAGTACCTGAACGAGACACGACCGGTCACATTCCTGCCCGATGCGGCGCTGGAACGATCAAGGGTACGCACGCTCTCCTATATCATCGCCATGGAAATCCACCCGATCTGCAACTCCTCCGTCGCTGCCGATATCATGGCGCGGACCGGCGGAGACGAAGCCGTGCGTGTCGACTGGATGAAAACTTATATCCGCAAGGGTCTCGCCGCCTTCGAAAAACGCCTGGGCGACGGACAAGGCGGCACATTCTGCCACGGCGACGCACCAACCATGGCTGATATCTGCCTCGTCCCGCAGCTCTACAACGCCGAGCGTTGGGGCGCGGATATCGCCGACCTGTCACGCATCAAAGAGATAGCGGAGAACTGCGCCCGGCTCGAAGCGTTTGCCGCGGCACACCCCGATCGCGTCAACGCCGCCGGTTAG
- a CDS encoding FAD-dependent oxidoreductase: protein MSKIFETPLYPYQRSADQDAPAPVRHPVIVIGAGPIGLGAAIDLAQQDIPVVIVDENDKVSWGSRAICYAKRPLEILDRLGCGDEFVDKSVEWKLGKVFFDDRKIYEFDLLPEEGHKRPAFINLQQYHFEEYLVHRVQALQAEGKQIEIRGNSRVANIDPSDDHVVLTIDTPEGSYKLECDWLIACDGATSPARKMLGLDFIGRVFEDNFLIADVVMEADFPTERWFWFDPPFNRNQSALLHKQPDNVWRIDLQLGWNIDKEKEKQPENVIPRLKAMLGDDAKFELEWVSIYTFQCRRMEKFRHGRVLFAGDAAHQVSPFGARGANSGLQDTDNLIWKLKLIIDGVAPESLLDSYDYERILGADENILNSSRSTDFITPKSEISRVFRNAVLDLAEQYEFARPLVNSGRLSVPSVYDGSPLNGDDNAQLPPRTRPGAPVVDAPVGTNWLSDLLGNRFQLLGINTNVPENLDIDGVAVEGLRINTIDDPDGHIQKRYLGDEEQAIYLFRPDQHVAARWTGYDEALVRAALNTATARS, encoded by the coding sequence TTGAGTAAGATTTTCGAGACGCCGCTTTATCCTTATCAGCGGTCTGCCGATCAGGATGCACCGGCACCCGTGCGTCACCCGGTGATCGTTATCGGTGCCGGCCCCATCGGCCTTGGGGCGGCGATCGACCTTGCGCAGCAGGATATCCCGGTTGTCATAGTCGACGAGAACGACAAGGTCAGCTGGGGTTCGCGCGCCATCTGCTATGCCAAGCGGCCGCTCGAAATCCTCGACCGGCTGGGCTGCGGCGACGAGTTCGTCGACAAGAGCGTCGAGTGGAAGCTCGGCAAGGTGTTTTTCGACGACCGCAAAATCTACGAATTCGACCTTCTTCCCGAAGAGGGCCACAAGCGCCCGGCCTTCATCAATCTGCAGCAGTACCATTTTGAGGAATATCTGGTGCACCGCGTCCAGGCACTGCAGGCAGAAGGCAAGCAGATCGAGATTCGCGGCAACAGCCGCGTCGCCAACATCGATCCGAGCGACGATCATGTCGTCCTGACCATCGACACGCCTGAAGGCTCGTACAAGCTTGAATGCGACTGGCTGATCGCTTGCGACGGCGCCACGTCGCCGGCCCGCAAGATGCTTGGTCTTGATTTCATCGGCCGCGTCTTTGAGGACAATTTCCTCATTGCCGACGTTGTCATGGAGGCGGACTTTCCGACCGAACGCTGGTTCTGGTTCGACCCGCCCTTTAACCGCAACCAGTCGGCACTGTTGCACAAGCAGCCGGACAATGTCTGGCGCATCGACCTGCAGCTTGGCTGGAACATCGACAAGGAAAAGGAAAAACAGCCGGAAAACGTCATCCCGCGCCTCAAGGCCATGCTTGGCGATGATGCCAAGTTCGAACTCGAATGGGTCTCGATCTACACGTTCCAGTGTCGCCGCATGGAAAAATTCCGCCACGGTCGGGTGTTGTTTGCCGGCGACGCGGCGCATCAAGTCTCGCCTTTCGGCGCACGCGGCGCAAATTCCGGCCTGCAGGACACCGACAATCTGATCTGGAAGCTGAAGCTCATCATAGATGGCGTGGCGCCCGAGAGCCTGCTCGACAGCTATGATTATGAGCGCATTCTCGGCGCGGATGAGAACATTTTGAACTCGTCGCGCTCCACCGATTTCATCACGCCGAAATCGGAGATCAGCCGGGTGTTTCGCAATGCCGTCCTTGATCTCGCCGAGCAATATGAATTTGCCCGCCCGCTGGTGAATTCCGGCCGCCTGTCGGTGCCGAGCGTCTATGACGGCTCACCACTGAACGGCGACGATAATGCGCAGCTGCCGCCGCGCACCCGGCCAGGCGCACCGGTTGTCGATGCGCCGGTGGGCACCAACTGGCTGTCCGATCTGCTCGGCAACCGTTTCCAGCTCCTCGGCATCAATACGAACGTTCCCGAAAACCTCGACATTGACGGCGTCGCCGTTGAGGGACTGCGGATCAATACAATCGACGATCCGGACGGGCACATTCAAAAACGCTATCTCGGAGACGAGGAGCAGGCCATCTATCTTTTCCGGCCCGACCAGCATGTCGCCGCACGCTGGACCGGGTATGACGAAGCCCTTGTGCGCGCCGCGCTCAATACCGCAACGGCCAGGTCGTGA
- a CDS encoding fumarylacetoacetate hydrolase family protein, with product MKLATLKDGTRDGKLAVVSKDLAYCTVVNHIAPTLQAALDDWANVAPRLERAAETLESGSQPTERFHEHDAHSPLPRAYQWADGSAYVNHVELVRKARNAEMPPSFWTDPLMYQGGSDAFLAPRDPIRMADEAWGIDMEGEIAVIVDDVPMGASVDEAREAIRLIMLVNDVSLRGLIPAELGKGFGFFQSKPSSAFSPVAVTPDELGDAWDGGKLHLPLLVDYNGAPFGCANAGIDMTFDFPQLIAHAAKTRPLSAGAIIGSGTVSNKLDDGGPGKPVAEGGVGYSCIAEIRMIETINDGKPTTGFMKFGDTVRIEMKDGDGHSIFGAIEQTVEQYKKEA from the coding sequence ATGAAACTCGCAACACTAAAAGACGGCACGCGCGACGGAAAACTGGCGGTCGTATCGAAGGATCTGGCTTATTGCACCGTCGTCAACCATATCGCGCCGACGCTGCAGGCCGCGCTCGACGACTGGGCAAATGTCGCACCACGGCTGGAACGCGCCGCCGAGACGCTTGAATCAGGTTCGCAGCCGACCGAACGGTTCCACGAACACGATGCCCATTCGCCGCTGCCGCGCGCCTATCAATGGGCGGATGGTTCGGCCTACGTCAATCATGTGGAACTCGTGCGCAAGGCCCGCAATGCTGAAATGCCGCCAAGCTTCTGGACCGATCCGCTGATGTATCAGGGCGGCTCCGACGCCTTTCTCGCACCGCGCGATCCGATCCGCATGGCGGACGAAGCCTGGGGCATCGACATGGAAGGCGAGATCGCTGTTATCGTTGACGATGTGCCCATGGGCGCGAGCGTCGATGAGGCGCGCGAGGCGATCCGGCTGATCATGCTGGTCAACGACGTGTCGTTGCGTGGCCTCATTCCGGCCGAACTCGGCAAGGGCTTCGGCTTCTTCCAGTCGAAGCCGTCGTCGGCCTTTTCGCCGGTCGCCGTCACGCCGGACGAGCTTGGTGATGCCTGGGATGGCGGCAAGCTGCACCTGCCCCTCCTCGTCGACTACAACGGCGCCCCGTTCGGCTGCGCCAATGCCGGCATCGACATGACATTCGATTTCCCGCAGCTGATTGCCCATGCGGCCAAAACGCGGCCGCTTTCGGCCGGCGCGATCATCGGTTCGGGAACCGTCTCCAACAAGCTGGACGATGGCGGTCCCGGAAAGCCGGTTGCCGAGGGCGGCGTCGGTTATTCCTGCATCGCCGAAATCCGCATGATCGAAACCATCAATGACGGCAAGCCGACAACCGGCTTCATGAAATTCGGCGATACGGTCCGCATCGAAATGAAGGACGGCGACGGACATTCCATCTTCGGCGCCATCGAGCAGACCGTCGAACAATACAAGAAGGAAGCCTGA
- a CDS encoding TRAP transporter permease yields MTATSQNSGAAALVFAAVCALASAALGAMALYSSGVGLIDPKLHRAAGFALALVVAVAVSRARRDTSKQSGGAALLLLLLDVALIVLGLWSIWSFYFVQTEMETALYDVTNRDAWPALAGLIVFLELCRRLWGWGLFGVGVFGVVYLLFGQDLPGLLAHSGFSLREVSEALWYNTNKGVFGSITNIVLSTVFIFIIFGVLLEGTGAGDTLLKFAFLVTRRTRGGPAHAAILASSMFGTMSGSTVANIVGTGTFTIPMIKKRGFSPTFAAGIEATASSGGQIMPPIMGAAALVMADLTGVGYLNIIVAALLPALFYYFSLFSAVTVEARRQGIKVEPLTIDDKITRVDLVNSLLFVCPILTVIGSLIAGLSTSAAGFYAIVVLLLLCVINPEVRRDPARVGRSFLKGAESGATLLIAIAAIGILVGALDSTGLGLKLANVIASIRGESLFSALLVAMAGALILGMGMPTLPAYLIIILVMGPAIQALGLSMLTAHMFVFYYGVASSLTPPVAIAAYAAAPIAGANPLMTAFMSFRLGMAKFIIPFVFAFYPAVLIIEEFSLLPFLWIVARTCFCIWLFSSALSGFDRRKLTMAEIVLRFVVAFACLAVSPAVYLPAIAIGLVLIAVDVRVASSSGRRQEPVHD; encoded by the coding sequence ATGACCGCTACGTCGCAAAACTCCGGCGCGGCAGCTCTTGTCTTTGCAGCTGTTTGCGCTCTGGCCAGTGCCGCTCTCGGCGCCATGGCCCTCTATAGCTCGGGCGTCGGATTGATAGATCCGAAATTACATCGCGCTGCGGGATTTGCCCTGGCGCTTGTTGTCGCCGTTGCCGTTTCCCGCGCCCGCCGCGATACGTCAAAGCAAAGTGGCGGCGCGGCTTTGCTGTTGCTGCTTTTGGATGTCGCCCTGATTGTCCTGGGACTGTGGTCGATCTGGTCGTTCTATTTTGTCCAGACCGAGATGGAGACGGCGCTCTATGATGTGACGAACAGGGATGCCTGGCCTGCCCTGGCAGGCTTGATCGTGTTTCTTGAGCTGTGTCGCCGCCTTTGGGGATGGGGGCTCTTTGGCGTCGGCGTGTTTGGTGTCGTCTATCTCCTGTTTGGCCAGGACCTTCCCGGACTGCTTGCCCATTCCGGCTTTTCGTTAAGGGAAGTCTCAGAGGCGCTCTGGTACAACACCAACAAAGGTGTGTTCGGCTCGATCACCAACATTGTGCTGAGCACGGTGTTCATCTTCATTATTTTCGGCGTGCTGCTGGAAGGGACCGGCGCCGGCGATACGCTTTTGAAATTCGCATTCCTGGTTACACGGCGGACCCGCGGCGGACCCGCTCATGCGGCAATCCTGGCCTCGTCAATGTTCGGAACGATGTCAGGTTCGACGGTCGCGAATATCGTCGGCACGGGCACCTTCACCATACCGATGATCAAAAAGAGAGGTTTCTCGCCAACCTTTGCCGCCGGTATCGAGGCCACCGCGTCATCCGGCGGGCAGATCATGCCGCCCATCATGGGAGCCGCTGCTCTGGTTATGGCGGATCTGACCGGTGTCGGTTATCTCAACATCATCGTGGCGGCGTTGCTTCCGGCCTTGTTTTACTATTTCAGCCTGTTCTCGGCGGTCACAGTTGAAGCCCGGCGCCAGGGCATCAAGGTCGAACCGCTGACGATCGACGACAAGATCACCCGCGTCGACCTGGTTAACTCCCTGCTTTTTGTCTGCCCGATCCTGACGGTCATCGGTTCGCTGATTGCTGGGCTCTCTACTTCGGCGGCTGGGTTTTACGCCATCGTCGTTCTGCTCCTGCTGTGTGTTATCAATCCGGAGGTCCGCAGGGATCCGGCACGGGTTGGCCGCTCGTTCCTGAAGGGCGCCGAATCGGGCGCGACGCTGTTGATCGCCATCGCGGCCATTGGAATTCTGGTCGGCGCGCTCGATTCAACGGGGCTCGGTCTCAAGCTGGCGAATGTCATTGCGTCGATCCGCGGTGAAAGCCTGTTTTCGGCTTTGCTGGTGGCCATGGCCGGAGCGCTGATCCTCGGCATGGGCATGCCGACCCTCCCGGCCTATCTGATCATCATTCTTGTCATGGGTCCCGCCATCCAGGCGCTGGGTCTGTCGATGCTAACGGCCCATATGTTTGTTTTCTACTACGGCGTTGCCTCTTCTCTGACGCCGCCCGTGGCCATTGCGGCCTATGCGGCGGCACCTATAGCAGGAGCAAATCCGCTGATGACGGCCTTCATGTCTTTCCGGCTCGGAATGGCAAAATTCATCATTCCGTTTGTCTTCGCGTTTTATCCGGCAGTACTGATTATCGAGGAGTTCAGCCTGCTGCCCTTCCTCTGGATTGTCGCCAGGACCTGTTTCTGTATCTGGCTGTTTTCCTCGGCTCTTTCCGGCTTCGACCGGCGCAAACTCACAATGGCCGAGATCGTCCTTCGCTTTGTCGTGGCTTTTGCATGCCTTGCCGTCAGCCCGGCTGTGTACCTGCCAGCCATCGCGATCGGTCTTGTCCTCATAGCGGTTGACGTTCGCGTTGCCTCCTCAAGCGGGCGGCGGCAGGAGCCCGTCCATGACTAA